In Miscanthus floridulus cultivar M001 chromosome 5, ASM1932011v1, whole genome shotgun sequence, one genomic interval encodes:
- the LOC136451430 gene encoding uncharacterized protein, translated as MAVESDSGSRAVQPAATGGSTEPGLGKRLMTVLRAVYHMLRRGLCRKRLMMDLHLLLGRGKLAGKVLRDLLAAAHHSHHHMVVPSSSRAGRAPSASSSSALPAAATSGLSFVPYDPRDVEFSCTTTPSYSFGSGAGHPGPARALFRFLRGRGGAGRCDGLDFAQVARALEKMHADDEAGGGSGSGSGSDQLALSSPSPSVAGATPSPMLALSLGRSPAGARRLRVTDSPFPVDPPEGLDARADSTFDAFISKFHETLRLQQADATPDNRARRRG; from the coding sequence ATGGCGGTGGAGTCCGACAGCGGCAGCCGGGCGGTGCAGCCCGCCGCCACGGGCGGCAGCACGGAGCCCGGGCTCGGGAAGCGCCTCATGACCGTGCTCCGCGCCGTATACCACATGCTGCGCCGGGGCCTCTGCCGCAAGCGCCTCATGATGGACCTCCACCTCCTGCTCGGCCGGGGCAAGCTCGCCGGCAAGGTGCTGCGCGACCTCCTCGCCGCCGCGCACCACTCCCACCACCACATGGTCGTGCCGTCGTCGTCCCGCGCCGGCCGGGCTCCTtcagcctcgtcctcctccgcgctccccgccgccgccacctcgggCCTCTCGTTCGTCCCGTACGACCCCCGGGACGTGGAGTTCAGCTGCACCACCACGCCGTCCTACTCCTTCGGCAGCGGCGCCGGTCACCCGGGCCCGGCGCGCGCGCTGTTCCGCTTCCTCCGCGGCCGCGGTGGCGCCGGCAGGTGCGACGGGCTCGACTTCGCGCAGGTGGCGCGCGCGCTCGAAAAGATGCACGCCGACGACGAGGCAGGCGGCGGATCGGGATCGGGATCCGGCTCCGATCAGCTGGCGCTGTCTTCGCCGTCGCCGTCCGTCGCCGGGGCCACGCCCTCGCCCATGCTGGCGCTCAGCCTCGGCCGCAGCCCCGCCGGTGCCCGCCGCCTGCGCGTCACCGACTCGCCCTTCCCCGTCGACCCGCCGGAGGGCCTCGACGCCCGCGCTGACTCCACCTTCGACGCCTTCATCAGCAAGTTCCACGAGACCCTCCGCCTGCAGCAGGCCGACGCCACCCCCGACAaccgcgcgcgccgccgcggcTAG